From Mesotoga infera:
GTAATCATAAGCGACTGCGGAAGAAACACCCTGACTATGTACCCGGATATGTTCAAAGTACCGATGGGTCCGAACAAAGTTCAGATGCTCGCTGATTACGTTCTGGCCGGCGGATCGCTAATCATGACGGGTGGATACGTCGACTTCCAGGGCTTCCAGGGCAAGGGAAACTATCACGGCAGTCCGATCGAGAAAGTGATGCCAGTCAACATGATGGATACAGACGACAGAGTCGAAGCCACCCAGGGGGCCTCGGTTAAGGTATTGAAACCGAATCATCCAATTTTGAAGGGAATAGACACAAAATGGCCGAGATTCCTGGG
This genomic window contains:
- a CDS encoding cytoplasmic protein, which encodes VIISDCGRNTLTMYPDMFKVPMGPNKVQMLADYVLAGGSLIMTGGYVDFQGFQGKGNYHGSPIEKVMPVNMMDTDDRVEATQGASVKVLKPNHPILKGIDTKWPRFLGYQKVFPKEGSEVLAEIDGDPFIIVGDSGKGRSMAFMSDLAPHWGMEFVAWEYYGKFWHQAISWLSKE